Part of the Anopheles gambiae chromosome 3, idAnoGambNW_F1_1, whole genome shotgun sequence genome is shown below.
ATCAGCCAGACCCAACCCGCACCCGCACAGCCAAGAAAAGGAAATCTCTAGTccccgcacacacgcacacatacgtgCATAAATTCGCCCCTCGTGTTAGGTGGGGAAGGATGCGCAAAACTAGCAGCAAAGGGTAACGAAGGCGGTGCGGCTCACTGGAACGCCCACCCTCCCTGCCACCCCACCCCCCACTGTTTGAAGCCAAAAATTTCCATCGCCACCGAAAATCGGCTGCAAGCGCGCACGGCTCCGGCAGTGGCGAGTCCGGGGCGTTGCGTTCAGTTCACAGCCAACGCAGTGGTCCGTCGCACGTGCGTGATCCGCGATTTGGAGCGTCGCGTTTAGGGATTTCGCCCCTCATTtgagtgttcgtgtgtgtttgtgtttttggcgCGCTCTTTAACTCGTCtataacaaacaacaaactacAGAGCtacagaagaaaacaaatgcCCGTTCCCCGTTTCACTTCATTCGACGAGTGACTTTGACGAAAGTGGTAAAGTGTTTTAGAAACGGCCCTAGAAAGATGGGCAAAATAGGTTGCGATTTGCAAGATTTTGTgcctgtggtgtgtgtttttagagTAAACCGGATCTGATAAAGccaaattttaataaatttggcCAAGAGATCCACTCAGCGACACAAAGTTACATTTAAGTGTTGTGAAATAGTTAGCAAAAcctatgaaaacaaaaacaaggcaTTCATAATTCTGTTATATGACGGTGATTACGTGTGattaaatgtgtttgtttgtagcgcaaacatttttatacaaaattgGGTGAAAccaaataacaataataacagcaagcgacgaaccgctCGAGTGCGAAGAATTGCAATTTTCTGATAAGATAAAGGTCGGCAGCCGTTGAACCGGTGCAAAATATTCGCAATTTTTGTAACTTCCATTGCGCCTGTGAAGTAGCACGCGTGTTCATCTGTTGCTAATGAAATTACAGTCGCgaaaagcttctttttttctatttctgtGAAGTAAAAATGCCCTTCAAGCTACTGCTGGGTGGGTTTTGTGTTCGGTTTTTTACTTCCATTTCCACCCATTTCTCGACTGTGCTTCATCAAGCGAAATTATATTACGCTGCGAATCTGTAGCCTAAAACTTCTCGAACCTATCACAGCAAAAGATCAATGTCAATTGAATTGTATTGTTTGGCGGCGCATTTTCGCCCACCATCCGGCCCCGAAGCGTTTTGGATCATTGATTCGATTCATTTGCGTAAGAATGCTGCCCTTTTTTGCCCGCCACAGGGGGGACGAGAAGTATTGATTTACAGAATTGTGTGATCAAGCGAACGTTTAATGATGGCACCCCGACGGGGGAAAATCTTTGCATTCGATTAATAAGATTATGCGCACGGTGTCGTCGCTTCTTCTATTAATCAGCGCGATCGAAACATTATTAAATCAAACACTCCAATGAAGAGGGAAAGATTATTCGATTATTTTATCCTCGTTGCGATGAAATCATCTTCTTTCGGACGAAACTGCAACACACAAGGGCAGCCGGAGGCAGTCACAAAACACCTCCCTTTTGCCTACATCCAGCTCAAACCTTAATTGCGAACACAAAGCTTCATCTGTCAACACGCGCTGGCGCTGGCTTTATGTTAGCAATCCTAAAAGACCCCCCAAAAGCACTTTTCATATACGTTTGTCCCCAAAAAAGGAACGAGCAAAACATAACATTTTAAGACCGAcgtttgatgcgtttttcctGCGGCGTTTTCGTGCTGGGGCAGACTTCTTTGAAGTATCCTCTTCaccgacaccaccaccgcgtCAAGTGTGATGAAGGTTTTCGGTGCTGTTTGAAATGGAGCTAGTGGTTTCCTCTGTGATGTAGCTGTCGCTTAAAGCTAATgtagcctttttttttaaacggaaTCCATCTACGGTTACGAACAAGAGATTCCAATGGATATTCAACAGAAGCCAGTCAAATCGCATGCAAACGAACCAAACTGGTTCCCTTAAAGTTTATAAAAATGTCAAACAAATAGGGAGGCATTGTATGAatatgttgctgctgcttgtccATATAAAGTTAACAAACAGCGCAACGAATTTCACAACGACCCCGCCCAAAGCACACTGACCCTTTGTGGTGCATCCGCAGGGAAAATCAATCACTTGCAACTTGTTCCGCTCCCttccctgtctctctctctatgaaAAGCGGCTTGCGATCGTAGGACGGACAGCGTTGAACGAACGAATAACACGTACCTTAATCGAGCCTTTATTGCAAAACATACCCGCCCACACCGCGTTGGAGCTTTTAATTGTGTTTCAacgcactcactcacacatcGAGCGTACTGCAGGGGAAGCTTTTTAGTGCAAAAAACTGCAAGCATAGTGTTCCATGCTCTCCCCATACAGTGGCTGGCTTATTCACGGTCAATTATCACATTAAGCTTATGCAGTGGACACTTTATGCTCCACTACTAGCTTACGAGTTTTTCATTTTACACTTCCAACCCAAACTTTAGACGCTCTAAAGTCCAAAAAAAAGTACCTTTATTTCTTTGGTCGATGTTTcatgaacaacaacaatacgaTCGCGATCACCCTTAGCGTGATCACACTTAGCCTACACACCCAGTCACGCACGCATGCCTGCGTAGATTTCACTTTCTGCTCGACGTGTGCGGCCTGACGGGGGTGTTGTTTGGGTGCGTTATGTTATGTTTAGGGCgtacttttttctctctctctccctctaaaTAATGTGCAGTTTTTATGTGCAGcatttataaataatttttccTCTTCACACACCTTTGCCGACCGAAACTGTCGATAAGCGTTATAAGCTTGGACGTAATAGAACGAAGGTTGATGTTGTAGAGGAAGtgtcttttcatttcatttttgaaATGTCTATATGATTCTTGTTTTAAAGCTTATTTCATTCCTACAATTTTATAACATACTGGAAGTGATTggtttattattaaataaaatgagACCTCAACCCATCACCAAGCATATTGCCCCaattaaataatatatttaattgcaaaaaaacgcCTCTAAGCTCATACACTCTTCCCGCGACGCCACTAACACGACACAAACACCTTCTAGAGGACGTCCGTTAGCCATACGTACGTGTTAGGTTGTTAAGTGCctccacacacatacccacattCCAAtggcggtgatgatgatgattattattttaaattccattccattttcgACACCCACTAATATACGCCCTCCAATTCTAGAAGGTCAGAtcatacgttttttttttttatggttgGACACGGTTAGGCAGCTTACGACCCACTTCCGGGCGACGATTGGCGATGCTTTCGACCGTAAACAGCACCGACCCTCTGTGCTGTGCGTTGTGGGTGAAgcctttttcctttcctttgcgGAACTGTTATCCATGTTTCCAAGGGTTTCCTGTGCTGTAATCAGCTCTGCTACACTTAAACAGTGGATCGTCATTTCCTACATTTTTGGGGGGGTTTTGTGTTGATTACTGGTTGACCAGTTAACGCCAAAAGCACGTTCACTTCCCTTTttgttgcaaacaaaaacgtaTGTGGTTCGATCGACAAGACGTGcattaaaatacaattttgcagAGGAAATGTGTTGTGCTTTAGTTGTTGCCAATTCATTTATATTTCATTGTATTACATTGCAATAATAAAAACCTTGGACAGTAatgggaaaaaaacataaaagctCGTTGTTTAACGTTCCTcaccaaaaaatgtttatCAAATTCCATTAAGCTACTCTTAAGTATCATCCGCTTTGTCGTCACTTTGTACCCAGGAGGAACGAGTGTTGCTCTTTTGCGGGgaaggcagcaaaaaaaacagagctgCAGGCAAAAGACAATCTTCCTTCATTATAACTCCAGGCCAAAAGGCGTTGTGAAGCGTTATTGTGAGCGTTAAACAAAGATTACCTCCCGCGTTCCCCGCATTTATtattaacacacacatacagagacaCTCACCTAAAGCCCCAATTACGTGCCCTTGGCATTCCTTCTTCCATTGACTGGCCTCGGTGGCCTTTGTTCTCCTGCTCCGACGCTAAGAAGGTATAAAAGGCGAAGTTCGTATTATgcaagagacaaaaaaaagatgagtAGAggcgaaaaacaacaacttatTATCCTGCATTTCGTCACCCCCTTTTTGGTTTCGTGTGCACACAAATGTTCAAGCTCGATATGTGGTCAATAACTTGTGACCTCCCCCCGTAGCAGCCAAAATCACCAAAGTATGTAAAAATCGTCCCAGAAAAACGCACACCCGCCAGCGACACAGAATCATTTCCAAACAATCTCTCAATCGTCTTAAGAGGGAATGAAGCGAAAAcgcagacacatacacacaaatgcTCATACATAATCCATAATACGTGCATAAAGTTTTGCAAATCCGCATTGTTCGCATCTCCCGCCGGTTGAGGAGATGCGACCAGCGCGAACACACGATGGGGATATTGGTTTTCCAACCCAAGGAAAGTTCGTCGTCTCCGGCACAAGAGTGTAAAAGTTCCTTCAGAATATATTCCGTTAACAGAACGTTTCtctgtatgtttttttatttattatttgcgCATTCAAATCAGTAGCTTTTACATAAAAACACAGCTTTTTGGAACGTTCGAACGAGCGAGGACATACCCGCGCGCTATTGAGTGTTGAGGAGTTTCCAGCGAACATTGTGTGACAAAGTGTTACAGCAATAAGAAAGCGAATCAAATCAGCGAACATTCCAAAGGGTGACACACAAGCAAAACTCGCAAAAGCAGCGGGAAAGAGAGGGATTGTGTAGTGACGGCGTGTGGTAAGGAGAGCCAGCTTTAAAATTAAGTCCAAAATGAGGCGCGTCTTCTATCTGGAGCGGGACAAGAAGCGAGACTCCACGCTGGACGATAGCATTATCGGGCTACGGTATCGGGTAGGTAGCaaatggagcagcagcagcagcagtgggcgCAACCAGTGCAAGGATGGTGttctaaaaataattaattacctttttttttaaattatcccTTTTTGCTGTCTCGCGTGTTCACTTTCgtcctttttttctacaaaaaagtTAATGAATTTATCAACATTTTGTTGTTGGATGTGCATAGAGGGGCAGCATTGCAGTGGCATAACAATAGATAACAAGCGCCCGTCATTTAATAATAGATCACCGGTTTTTTCATTGTTGGGTTGGCTGTTTTATCGTTCTTTCAAGCGGGGAGCGtcactttttttgttcgctgtCGTTGAACGAAGGGTTGAAGTTTAGAAGAGTTTATAAGTAGTAGTGCTGCAAGCCAATGCACACGACCTGTGGCAAGCAATGCATTAAAGCTTaacaatttcaacaaaaaatgctctcTTATACACTGAAACACTCAAGTTCCCTCTTAAAATGGCAATATTTCTAacaatttttggttttttttctctctctttctctctctcttttctctctctttctctctccccatGTTCTCTTCCTTCCAGGGCTACACAACGCCGGACGGTGTGGCGGCCGCGACGGCCACGGCGACGACGGTCGCAACCGCAGCCGCGACAGCAAACGGTGACAATAACAATCAGTCATCGTCCTCCTCCGCCTCGGTTTCATCCACCTCCGTGCGCACTAACGCATCCTCCACCTCCTCCCAGCATGCCACCAACGCCACCATCTCCTCCACTGCTACTCCACCCTCCTCCTCCACTACCACGACCACCACGAGCACGACcggtagtagcagcagcaacagcacgaacagcacgaccaccaccaccatcatcagtaACGGCATCAGTAGCAATAACAATCATCTTCCCCCTCACctgcatcaccaccatcacaatGGCAATGGCAGCCTGAACGGGTCCGCCGCCCATCTGATGAACAGTGTAAATAACAACAGTCTGCCGAATGGAGCCACGATCATCaatggcggtggcggcggcggtggagccaacaacagcaaccagaGTGTGCGCCACATgaacagcatcaacaacaaccaaagCAGCAGCCTGCAGCGGCACCGGGCCGCCACCGGCAAGGGTTCCCCGGTGGGCGGTGGGTCACCGACCCTCAACCAGTACGATCGGCGATCGCCGGACGGTAAGGATAACGATGAGACGTACCTGATCGAGACGAAGGGGGGTGGTGCGTCATCATCCCCCGCTGGTGGTGGGGTGGGTCTAGTCAGCAATCATCATCCTCCTACTGCTACTGGCAATCATCACGCGGGTGGCCATCATCATCTGCACCATCACGGTTCGGTTAACATTCCAGCGtcggcggcagcggcaaacGGGGGCAgcgggggtggtggtgttgccaCCGTTGCCGcggccaccagcaccaccacagcGGCCGAGGTGTACTCCACGTCCAACAGCGAGAATGGCAAGATCAACGTCCAGGTGACGGTCCTAGTCGGTACGTATGTGCGCTCTGCTCTCTCGGTTTCATGCTTgttcccatcatcatcatcatcatcattttcataCCCATTGCCTGCATTTTCCCTTTCCTCTTGCACGTcatcgatgtgtgtgtgtttgtgtttgtgtgagtgtgtttgtgtgtgcttttcaaTTCTATGTTCTACTACCTCTCTTAAGCTCATCTTCTCGCCATCGTTGTGCTGCTTCCacatcctttccctcattgCATGATCATGTTCATCGAATCTCACAAAAGCACAGCGAACAGATGAACGGGGTGACTTCCCTAGCACTGATTTTGATTGTGGTTGATCATGCCTTGTTTGAGAATCATGCTCTACAGGGTTGCTCAACCATTGAGTATGATACGGCTTCATTGAGGAAATTGAAGTGTTTTACCTAAACTTAATTTATAATGAATGGAAGTCATTGAAAAAAGATTCTCAAGTTCTAtgaaatgctttgttttattaaaatgtcgataaaaaataaatttgagGGAGTTCCTTTGAAGTGTTtgaagcgcaaaaaaaaggaaacaacaagACAACTTAATGCTTACGAACCCTTCTCGTGTAACACAGCTCGTTATAATCATACGCTCACACGAAACACAAAAGAAAGTCccaaccagcagcaccaccaccacgacaaGAATGTAGCGCGTCCTTtttgggagggggggaggaattcctttccttcttttttttctattcgcCATGTTTTTAGACCAAagactgggcgtctccatcgtaCTGCAGCAAAAGGGAAGTTGAAGGTTTGGGTCAAATTTAAAACGCTTTTATCATTgttctgtttcgttttttacgatcaattgaatgttttactcttttttaatggtttgttttttattttgtgctgattTTTCCTTGGAAAACTTCtaattttaaatgtatttataGCTTGTacggaaatgtgtgtgttatgtgtctttcatttccttttatttatttattctttccgttgtaaaaaaaaaacaagatttcTAACAGTTTTTTCCCTTAAATTTATCCAAAAAAATGCCCTTGACTTTTACGCAATTGTGTTAACACGGCACTACGTTTCAATCGTCCGTTAAATTGAGTTTGTGAAAAGTTTAcactacacaaaacaaacctttggtccgatttttttgtttttctcggGCAAAACATTAACAAAACTTTTATTTGCCGCATCCCTTCTTTTTCCGGCGAAAGGAACAGAGAAAAAGGGTTGCATTTGTTATAAGGgatttattgtgttttgtttttgcttcagcTCTCCTTTATCAACATTCCCGTGACGACCCGTTGTAGAGCAAAAGATTGCTGTAAAAGAATGGCATTTAATTAAGTGGACGCAAACAAATTAGGTGCACACTCTTTTTTGCTGGTTTTCTCGCGTTGATGTCATTgattttttgagcttttgtaaAGGAGAGCGAAATGAAGTGGAATAATTTGCATAGAATTTAAAGGAAGGAATCTTTGATTGCGCTTTGATTTAACGTTCGTTTGTATTCGCTGTGTCATTCATCCATTCCATGTTGCCTTCCCCTAAGGGTCCCAAGTGCGTACGCGATTCCTTATTAAACTCGTTCGTTCACCCATCCATTCCTCTGATAATAATACCTTGGTCGTCGTGCACACACTATATCTTAAcctttttcacttttctttctctctttctctccctttcaactgcctctttctctctctttccttgttggaacccacatacacacaaactatctatttttttttctttcttgcactCCACTTTCCCATTTTTAACCAAAATTCATCCTTTCTTTCCGCTTCCTAataatgtgttgttgttgtatcgaCGTttacccaaaacaaaaaaaacaaacaacgacaAATCTGGACGAACAATACAATTCCCCTCCCTACAATGTTCCCGATCCCTATATCCCCCGTCCCTTTCGCTCAAAAACCTGTACCAAAAAATAACACCAAAGATCCGTCTGTCGCAGGAACGCTGGCCGATCTGAAGAAGCACCGGTCGCAGAACCGCTCGAGCGTCAGCCCGGAAAATGGTTCCCTGCTGAGCGGTACGGCCCCGAGCCTGGCCGGCAGCATCGGTAACGGGGGCAGCACCACCCCGAACGGTGCGAACGGTGCGACGCCCGTGGAACTGTCGCTCGTATCGaacgagctgcagcagcatcaccatcaccatctgcACCATCCGCAACACGCATCGCCCCATCTCAAcagccggcagcagcagcagcagcaacactatTACGGCGATGGCAGTGTTAACGGAACCGGAAACGGATCCCTGCACGGTTCGGTGGCGATCGGGGAAAGCGAAGCGGGCACACCCGGCGGCACGCTGTCCAAGTTTAGCGGCAACACCAGTGACGTGGTGAGTGACAGCACCCGCTCGAGGCGCTGTTGTGTGGTAATGTAAACGGGAAGGAGCGAAGAGGAATAAGGTGGCAGCCAGCAGAAGGAGAagcaggcacacacacgcattcggTTTGTGAAACTGTGCGCTTAAAGCGAGGAAAACGGAGCGAGTAACGCTTAGCGGAATGAGTAACGCTTGGCGCCATCTATGAAGCGCTAGAAGAAGCTGACAGTGTGTGCTGTGAGTTTCAGACAGCATGTCGTGGTGCGTGTCCGTGCTGTCTATCCAGCTTGCTGGTTCGAAGCTTCGCTAAAGATCAAATGCAATGCGTTTTTTTAGTAACGCCGTACGTTACTGCActtagcaaaaaacaaaaagaaaacttccCCCGTGACTGAGAATTTAAAGCAATGCCGTACTTACACATCACACTgaagaaagatagagagagagagaggatagGATGAAGTGAAAATTAAAGAAGACGAATCGTTCTATTATATTTGTAAGAAAATTCCACTTATGAAATCAAAGCGCAGAGAAACCAAACACgaataaaagcaaataaaaacaaatagaaaagGCAAAGGTTTTGAAGTAAAACATAGTGTGAAACTATCTATGGCGGAAATCAAAATGTGAACATGAAATGTAAACGAAAGAACTGACCGAGAAGCAACAGAATAGCTAGTGGCGAGTGAACTATGTGAGCAGAAAACGGGAGGAACGAACGAAAGAATGGTGTGGTTGAGTGATAAGATAAAgacgaagaaaagaaaagaaaaaaaaagccaggcGTCTAGCAATTATTTTGCTTTGCGAAACATTCGTCCGTTGTGAATTGTGATGGCGCCCGCGTAACTCGGGCCGTGAAGGGGGAATGTTGTCCAGAAACTAAACCCCAGCGCTAAACCCCACACCCCGTCGGCCGGAggtccttgtgtgtgtgtgagagagagtttTGTACATAGgattattgttatttacaCTATtattgtaataattattattattatattactaTCATGGTTGTCCGGCAGCAAACTCTATCCATTGCGATTGTGTTTTCTCCCTCCTCGGTACGCCGGTAATCCACCGCGGCCACGCGACTTAAGCCACAGAGACAAGGATAGAAAGGATGAGTGTGGAAGGAATGAAATGCAATGAAACTGTGTTCCTCTACCCCCAGTGTTAGCAGAAGGATAGAGAAACTGAAACCGATCCACGCGTTATTAGTGCGATCCACGCGAACTGTAGTACATCACATCACACATTAAGGTTTTTTGTTAGTTCACACataattttggttttttgttttgtgttcgattttttttctggtttAATACAACATACCCATACACATGCAATCATTGCTCAGTCATAGGTGAATATCATCTCCATCATCTCTTAGCATCAATTAAAAAGGGCGTCAGAAACGAGCGCGAAACAATTAATTGTGTCGGTAGATCATTAAGGGAGAGAGAAGAGTAAAAAGCAATTAGCGAAACAATAACACATGTTATTGTTGTTCAGATATAAAATGAGAGATTCCTTCCTACATACATAAATGCAACGCAAAAAGCGGGTCCGATTGCAAACAACACCCTTTAAAATCACAAAACCCCTATTCgtgagagaaggagagagatgTGTATTcatattatatatataaataaatcaatagcCGTTAGAAAGATATCGTGCAGaagagtgtgcgtgtgtgtgttccacAGAAAAGCAATGTGAAAAACAGGCTTAATATGCAGCAGCCTAGCGACGACGAGGAGGGAGATTAAGTGAGAAAATGTGCAAGGAAGAGAAAATATATTCTATGTTgagataaaaatgataaaaccaAAAGGAGGCCCCAAAGTAAGAGACAAAACATCCGAAAGTCCGTTGTGATTGAACGCAGTAGTGTATTGCTTTCACTGCGCAGGGttatatttgtttacataCTTCTAATTCGCAACAACGCTTAAGCGAGAAGGACTAAATTACATCTTAAATGGCGCTTCAATACTTGTGTTACCTTATCAGTATCACGCCTTTTCTACTTTTTTCTATACACAGGCGAGTAGTGCGCTTTCTTGCATAGCGCACCAAAAGGAACCATTtttttggtggtggtagtgagtTGAGTAGTATCGAtatcaaaatatataaaaacatACAGTAATCTATACATTTTAACTCTCAAAACCCATATGCAGAGTAACGTGTTTTGCCATAACGTCTAATTCTCGGTTTAAAACAAGGAGGCATTTCCTAATTTTATTCTGAATTCTCGTTATTCAAACCTCAGTCAAAGTTCATAAATCAAATTCTTTTTAAAAACTAGCCTAAAAAAACCATTAATTCTCGATACTTTTCATCAGTTCTTGAGTATTTCTGTGTGTTGGAAGATAAATACTAAAACAAAGTGTCTAGCACCAtggctatctctctctctctgcatgCTTCTCTCTAATTCCTAGCTAAGTTTATATGGCACACCCACCACATCGCAACCCTTTTTGTTTCGCCTTTCTAAGTCTAAGTACATCGCCccgcttgctgttgctgcggttgCGGCAAGCCACCGCCGCGCGTGGCACCCGTCTGGTCCGCGTTCATCAGCCGGCAGGTTTGCTTCTGCAGGTGCAGCGTGTAGTTCTGCTGATAGCGGAACCCTTTCttgcaccagccgcaccgatAAGCGCTCGGTGTGTCGTGCTGGTGCGATTTCTGATGCTCCCGCAGCAGATCCTCCCGGGGGAAGGTGTGCCGGCACAGATGGCACCGGTGCACTGAAGACGAGGTGGAGGAGCTCGAGGTGGAGCTCGGTTTTGGTTGGGAAGTGGGAGCAGTTGGTTGGGCGGCGTACTTAAGCTTGGACGAGAGCGGACCGGGCGGAATGGAGCTACGCTTCGGGGCGGATGTTTCCTTCTTTTGGCTGCTCTTGCTCTTGCTGCTCGGTGTGGGACTGGGTGTGGTGGTGGCCACGACCGCTTTCTTCTCCACCACAACAtcgtcatcctcctcctccggcaCAACCACAACGtcctcatcgtcatcgtttACTTGCGCCTTTTCACTCTCATTGTCCTCCGCCCCGATCTCAACGATCGCCAGCGCGGACGGATCCGGTCGCAGTTCCGATTCCAGCGAGCTGCTGCCCCCCTTCAGACTGCCCTCCTCCTCGTCAAACCCATCGTCCAGCTCGTCGTTTGCGCTGTACgatgtagctgctgctgctgcagttgccATTATCTGCTTACTGTCCGCAATCTCCACCTCATCGTCATCGGACAGCTGTATAATATCGCCGGCCtccacgctgctgctggtcgtgtTGCGCGAACGCTCCACCACCTCCGAGGAAACGGCCGACGAGGATCGCTCGCGCacctgatggtgctgctgctgcttctgctgctcgaTCGCACGCATCAGCTCGGACTGGTCGTACTCGATCTGGCGGTGCGATTTCCGGTGCACCGCCAGATGGGCCGGCATTTTGAAGCTGCGCGGGCAAACCTCACACTGGTACGGGCCCACGATCGGTGGGTCCGTGCTTTTGCGCTTCTTCTTTGCCGGCGGTCGTGCCATGTCCGTCCCggaggcagcagcaacagcaatcgGTTGCTCTAAACTCACACGCCCGCCCATCCGATCAAACCCGTACGCTTCCGGCGGTGGGCTTTCGCCCTCTAACACCTCGTCCGCGTGCAGGGACTTGATGTGGCGGCGCATGTTGTTCCGATTGTTGAACATACGGCGACAGATTTTGCACTTGAACGGCTTTGCACCATTTACCACCATGATTAGGTTGTTGATGCGCGCACAGTACTCCTTCGACCAGCTGGCCTGCTCGAGCAGCAGATTGTCCGTGGAGGATGACAGTGAGCCGACACCGTTCGTGTCCTGGTACGGTTGCTCCtgaccaccaacaccaccactgccaccaccaaGCAGTTCAGCGATCGTTGGAATGTGGGACGGTTGCTGTGGTTGCCGCTGTTCACCGCACA
Proteins encoded:
- the LOC133392773 gene encoding zinc finger protein egl-43-like isoform X1, translating into MSGGQENMHLENVCRLCLTDASEAGDMLPIFPVRGGNPNSPTSVVNRILQCTSLRLEQTEGVPATICELCSVRLEDWHAFREQCIGSDEYLRVTLRHAFYPDEGEQTSSPPPANSTGSSTTVTMPPSVASHLNKTAPSILDSAASALETAPVRRVTSKTPPPTLSSASSSSRLSLAKRRQSTFEWPVSDGKGNSTGQKITVEVLGVCGEQRQPQQPSHIPTIAELLGGGSGGVGGQEQPYQDTNGVGSLSSSTDNLLLEQASWSKEYCARINNLIMVVNGAKPFKCKICRRMFNNRNNMRRHIKSLHADEVLEGESPPPEAYGFDRMGGRVSLEQPIAVAAASGTDMARPPAKKKRKSTDPPIVGPYQCEVCPRSFKMPAHLAVHRKSHRQIEYDQSELMRAIEQQKQQQHHQVRERSSSAVSSEVVERSRNTTSSSVEAGDIIQLSDDDEVEIADSKQIMATAAAAATSYSANDELDDGFDEEEGSLKGGSSSLESELRPDPSALAIVEIGAEDNESEKAQVNDDDEDVVVVPEEEDDDVVVEKKAVVATTTPSPTPSSKSKSSQKKETSAPKRSSIPPGPLSSKLKYAAQPTAPTSQPKPSSTSSSSTSSSVHRCHLCRHTFPREDLLREHQKSHQHDTPSAYRCGWCKKGFRYQQNYTLHLQKQTCRLMNADQTGATRGGGLPQPQQQQAGRCT
- the LOC133392773 gene encoding zinc finger protein egl-43-like isoform X2, which produces MPPSVASHLNKTAPSILDSAASALETAPVRRVTSKTPPPTLSSASSSSRLSLAKRRQSTFEWPVSDGKGNSTGQKITVEVLGVCGEQRQPQQPSHIPTIAELLGGGSGGVGGQEQPYQDTNGVGSLSSSTDNLLLEQASWSKEYCARINNLIMVVNGAKPFKCKICRRMFNNRNNMRRHIKSLHADEVLEGESPPPEAYGFDRMGGRVSLEQPIAVAAASGTDMARPPAKKKRKSTDPPIVGPYQCEVCPRSFKMPAHLAVHRKSHRQIEYDQSELMRAIEQQKQQQHHQVRERSSSAVSSEVVERSRNTTSSSVEAGDIIQLSDDDEVEIADSKQIMATAAAAATSYSANDELDDGFDEEEGSLKGGSSSLESELRPDPSALAIVEIGAEDNESEKAQVNDDDEDVVVVPEEEDDDVVVEKKAVVATTTPSPTPSSKSKSSQKKETSAPKRSSIPPGPLSSKLKYAAQPTAPTSQPKPSSTSSSSTSSSVHRCHLCRHTFPREDLLREHQKSHQHDTPSAYRCGWCKKGFRYQQNYTLHLQKQTCRLMNADQTGATRGGGLPQPQQQQAGRCT